GTGAGCACCTTCGACATCTCTTCGCGTTTGGGCTTGATGATATCGTCGACCCCGAGGCCGGTCCCGCGCCGGACCGGTCGAATGACCGGAGCATCCCACAGGCGGGACTTGCACCGGGGGCACAGCCTCGGTTCAACCTCCCTCGGCACCCAGACGCAGGCGCAGCGGAAGCATCCCGAGAGACCGCCGGGGCCGATCGAGTTCGACATCCTTCGGCACATGCCTGCAACGTAAATAAACTTACGGTGCCATCTCCCACCGGGCCGGACCCGTCGCGTCCAGATCCCCGGCCGGGACTGCTGAAGGCATGACGCACTCCCGGGAGTGTTCGCCCCGTCCCGGCGCAGTAATCCTCTTCCCCGGAGACCGAAGGGAAGCCGTGACTTTCGTGAGTCGAGGCCGAAGAATGGGCCGTCCAACTCCTCCGTCCGAACTCCAGATCGACCCAGCGCCAACCGTTCCCGCACGCCGCGACCGGGACGCCGCACGACAGGGGGCGCGGCGTGACAACTCATAAATAGTGGCGCCATGTGGCCGCCGCCGGAGCCCTCAGGAAATGGCGAACAAGCCCCACCTCAACATCGTCTTTATCGGACACGTGGACCACGGTAAGTCGACCACCGTCGGTCGACTTCTGCTCGACACCGGTGTCATCCGGCAGGAAGAGATCGACAAGTTCCGGGCCGAGGCCGAGGCGAAGGGCAAGGCGACGTTCGAGTTCGCCTGGGTCATGGACGACCTCAAGGAGGAGCGCGAGCGTGGGGTCACGATCGATATCGCCCACCGCCGCTTTGACAGTCAGAAGTACTACTTCACCATCATTGACGCGCCCGGTCACCGGGACTTCGTCAAGAACATGATCACGGGGACCAGCCAGGCCGACGCCGCGGTCCTGGTCGTCTCCGCCGCCGAAGGGATCCAGGAGCAAACGCGGGAGCACATCTTCCTGTCCCGGACGCTCGGCGTCTCGCAGCTCATCTGCGCGATCAACAAGATGGACCGGCAAGAGGTCGCCTACTCCGAGGCCAAGTACAACGCCGTGAAGGAGGAGCTGACGAAGCTCCTGAAGAACGTCGGGTTCAAGGTGGACACGCAGGTCGTCTTCCTCCCGATCTCCGCCTTCAAGGACGACAACATCATCAAGGCGAGCCCGAACATGGCCTGGTTCAAGGGCCCGTTCCTACTCCAGGCGCTCGACAGCCTCGTCGTGCCGGCGAAGCCCACCGACAAGCCGCTGCGCCTTCCCGTCCAGGACGTCTACACCATCACGGGGATCGGCACCGTGCCCGTCGGCCGGGTCGAGACCGGGCGCCTCAAGGTCGGCGAGAAGATCACCTTCATGCCGAGCGGCAAGACCGGCGAAGTGAAGACGATCGAGATGCACCACGAAGCGGTCCAGATCGCTGAACCCGGGGACAACGTCGGGTTCAACGTGCGCGGGATCGATAAGAACGACATCCGCCGCGGTGACGTCGCCGGGCCGGCCTCCGCGCCTCCGACAGTCGTGGAGAGCTTCACCGCGAACATCCAGGTCCTCAACCACCCGAGCGTCATCACCGCGGGCTACGCACCGGTCTTCCACGCGCATACGGCGCAGGTCGCCTGCGAGTTCACCGAGCTGTTGAAGCGCCTCGACCCGAAGACGGGCCAGACCGCCGAAGAGAACCCCGCGACGCTCAAGACCGGGGACGCCGCGCTCGTTCGCATCACTCCGAAGCGCCCGCTCGTGCTGGAGAAGTACAAGGAATTCCCCCAGCTCGGCCGCTTCGCCGTGCGGGACATGGGCCAGACGGTCGCCGCCGGTGTCGTCGTGGACGTCAAGAAGCGCGAGGGCTAAGGCGACCGTCGCCTCGGCCCGAGCAAGAACGGATCTCATGGTGCAGAAGGCCCGGATCTCGCTCACGGGCCGCGACGCCCAGAAGGTCGACCAGATCTGCAAGCAGATCCGTGAGATCGGCCAGAAGACCGGTGTGAAGATCGCCGGGCCGATCCCGCTTCCGACGAAGAAGCTGCGCGTTCCCGTCCGCAAGGGCCCCGACGGCGGCGGGTCGAGCACTATCGACCACTGGGAGATGCGGATCCACAAGCGCCTGATCGATATCGACGCCGACGAGCGTGCGCTCCGCCAGGTGATGCGCATCCAAGTCCCCGACGGCGTCAACATCGAGATCGTCCTGACGAGTTGATCCGAACGTGTTCGCCCCGGGGGCGAGCCGGTATCTCGGCGCGAGCCTGATCGCGGTCGTCATCCTCGGCGCGCTCGTCGCGCTCATCGCGTGGGGGCCCCTTTGGGTCCTCCTCGCCGCGGTCGCGGCGGGCTGGATCTTCTTCGCCGTGTTCCTGCGTGACCCCGACCGAGTGGCCGGGGAGGGGATCGTATCCGCGGCGGACGGACGCGTGCGCGAGGTGGTTCGAGAGGGCGCGCGCTGGCGGATCTCCGTGTTCATGAACGTGACGAACGTCCACGTCAACCGGTTTCCCGTGGACGGCCGGGTCGAGTCGGTCACTACGAGCGGCGAAGGCTTCCGGCCGGCCTACCGGGTGGACGCGGCGCACAATCTCCAGCGTTCCTACGTTCTCGCCACGGCGATCGGTACCGTGGAGGTCGTCCAGATGACGGGGCTCGTCGCCCGCCGGCTCGTCTCAC
This genomic window from Thermoplasmata archaeon contains:
- the rpsJ gene encoding 30S ribosomal protein S10 gives rise to the protein MQKARISLTGRDAQKVDQICKQIREIGQKTGVKIAGPIPLPTKKLRVPVRKGPDGGGSSTIDHWEMRIHKRLIDIDADERALRQVMRIQVPDGVNIEIVLTS
- a CDS encoding photosystem II reaction center protein T, with amino-acid sequence MFAPGASRYLGASLIAVVILGALVALIAWGPLWVLLAAVAAGWIFFAVFLRDPDRVAGEGIVSAADGRVREVVREGARWRISVFMNVTNVHVNRFPVDGRVESVTTSGEGFRPAYRVDAAHNLQRSYVLATAIGTVEVVQMTGLVARRLVSLVEVGAERPKGSRLGMIVLGSRVDVLVPADRALPSVEVGETVRAGASTIAQVIG
- the tuf gene encoding translation elongation factor EF-1 subunit alpha yields the protein MANKPHLNIVFIGHVDHGKSTTVGRLLLDTGVIRQEEIDKFRAEAEAKGKATFEFAWVMDDLKEERERGVTIDIAHRRFDSQKYYFTIIDAPGHRDFVKNMITGTSQADAAVLVVSAAEGIQEQTREHIFLSRTLGVSQLICAINKMDRQEVAYSEAKYNAVKEELTKLLKNVGFKVDTQVVFLPISAFKDDNIIKASPNMAWFKGPFLLQALDSLVVPAKPTDKPLRLPVQDVYTITGIGTVPVGRVETGRLKVGEKITFMPSGKTGEVKTIEMHHEAVQIAEPGDNVGFNVRGIDKNDIRRGDVAGPASAPPTVVESFTANIQVLNHPSVITAGYAPVFHAHTAQVACEFTELLKRLDPKTGQTAEENPATLKTGDAALVRITPKRPLVLEKYKEFPQLGRFAVRDMGQTVAAGVVVDVKKREG